GATGCTTTTTTGCATTAAATTGCTTCGTACCCCGCAATGACGATAAAACTATGATAAAAATGCCTGAGAAAAAGCCAAAAGCTTATCTTCCTCAAAATGTTTGGCTGTAAATTGTATACTTAACGGTAATCCTGCTGCATTATTGCCTATTGGCAAAGCAATAGCCGGATTTCCGCTTAAAGAAGGCAACACGGTAAAAATATCGGCCATATACATCACAATTGCATCCTGCACGTTATCGCCGATTTTGAAGGCAGCTGTAGGCGCTACAGGCGATAAAACAAAATCATATTCTTCTAAAAGCTGATCCATTTTTTCACGGATTAAGCGACGAACCTGCTGCGCTTTTTGATAATAAGCATCGTAATATCCGGCACTTAAAACAAAAGTACCCAAAAGGATACGGCGTTTCACCTCTTCGCCAAAACCTTCGGCGCGGGATAATTTATAAAGTTCATTTAACGATTTTGCCTCCAGGTTACGATGTCCGTAATGAACGCCATCATAACGCGAAAGATTTGATGAAGCTTCGGCCGTTGTTAAGATATAATAGGCCGGAACCAGATAATCTAACAGATCAAAAGAAACATACTCAACAGTATGCCCATCGGCCTTGAGCTGCTCGATTGATTTTAAAATAGCAGATTTGATTTCGGGATCGAGGGCTTCGCTCTGAATAGTTTCTTTTAATACCGCTATTTTGTGTTTTTTACGCTCACCTAAATGAGCAGGATAATTGGGCACTGCAACAGGAGAAACCGTAGAATCATAGTCGTCTGCACCAGCCAAAACCTGTAAAAGCAAAGCAGCATCTTCCACCGAAGATGTAATGGGTCCAACCTGGTCGAAAGAGGAAGCATATGCAATAACACCATACCTTGAAATACGTCCATAGGTAGGCTTAAGCCCAATCTGGCCGCAAAATGCAGCTGGCTGTCTTACAGATCCACCGGTATCTGTACCTAGTGCCGACAAACACATATCGGCCTGAACTGCTACAGCTGAGCCTCCCGAAGATCCGCCCGGAACAAGGTCGGGATTTGCGGCATTTTTAGCAACCCCATAGTATGAAGTTTCATTAGAGCCGCCCATAGCAAACTCGTCACAGTTTAAACGGCCGATAATAACGGCATCTTCTTGTAACAAACGTTGCACAACTGTAGAAGAATATGGAGATACGAAGCCTTCGAGCATTTTTGACGATGCAGTAACGATATGGCCTTCATAACAGATATTATCTTTAATACCAATTACCATACCTGCCAGTTTACCCGCAGTACCCGCTTCTATTTTTTGCTGTACCGCTTTCGCTTGAACTTCGGCCGATAAAAAAAACACCTCATTAAATGCATTGAGGTGTTCATTATTTTCAATTTGCTTAAAATAATAAGCTAATAAATCGGGTAAAGTTAATTGCTTTTGCGAAATGAGTGTTTGAATCTCCTTAAGAGAGCTGTATTTCTTCAAAACTAAAAATTATTGCAATTAAACGGTTTTATCACGGTTAGATGGATCTACCTGATCGCCATCAACACCATCTTTACCATCTTTAAATTCTTTAACACCTTTACCTAAACCTCTCATCAGTTCAGGAATTTTTTTACCACCAAATAATAACAATACCACTACCGCAATAATGATAATTTCTGGTGTTCCAAGCATTGCTGCTATTGTTGTATTTAACATAACTTTTTGTTTAAACTTTTTCTTTGTCAGTTATAATTTTTTCGTCAGCAGGCTTACTGGTTTCAGTATGTGCTGCACTTTCAGCTCCCTTTTCATCAACATGCGATTCTTCTGTTGGATGATGGCGCTGGCTATGGTTTACCGCTGTTTCTTCTGCTTCCTCTTTATCTAAATCCATTGCGTTAATATTCCTATGGATTTCACGCTTAACACCGTCAGAGGCATCTTTGAACTCTCTGATCCCCTTCCCTAGCCCTCTTGCAAGTTCGGGTAATTTTTTACCTCCGAACAACAATAGAACCACCACTAAAATGAGCACGATCTCCGATCCACCCATGTTTAAAAACTCTAATAACGTGCCTTGATACATCACTAATATAATTTATACAAATATAGACATTTTAACTTGTCTTAAGTTTATTTACTAATCCAAGCTTCAGGATTTAAAGCCGCTTGTCCTCTTCTGATCTGAAACTTCAGAACAGCATCATCACCAGTATTTGCCACAACCCCAATGGTTTGTTTGGTATCAACATGATCATTTACACTTACACTTACAGATCTTAAGTTCTGGTAAACTGTAAAGTATTCACCGTGATTGATTAAAACTACTGTTCTACCCATCATTACCTGAACAGCTGCAACTTTACCTGCAAATACCGCTCTAACCGCTGCCCCGTCTGTTGTGGTAATATCAACACCATCGTTGGTATAACTTGCCTGATCTATCTTGTGCATACCAAACCTTTCGGTTATTGTTCCTGTTGCTACCGGCCAAGGTAACCTTCCTCTGTTATTTTCAAAGCCTGCCGATAGTCTGGCGGCCTCTGGTGTAGCAGTAAGCAATTCTCCAGTCGATTTTGCTTTGGCAGTTGGTGCAGTAGGTGCGGTTGGTACAGGCTTATTTTCAGCCTTGGCCTTTGCTGCTGCAATCCTTGCCTCTTCAGCGGCTTTCCTTCTTGCCTCTTCGGCGGCCTTTCTTCTCGCTTCTTCAATAGCCCGCTGAATTGCGGCACTAATGGCCCTGTCTATCTGCGCCTGTTGCTTTTTACGGCTGGTAATATCCTGTTTAAACTGTTTTTCGTCCTTGCTCAGCTTGTTTAATTCTACTGATTGTTTACTTTTATCTTTACTTAAACGCTCACGCTCCCTTTCCTGCTCTTTCAACAGATCACTTTTTTCCCTCAACGTTTTATCCAGAACTTTAATCTTTCCGTTCAGGTCCTGCTGTGTATTTTCAATGTATCCAGCCTGTTTTTTACGGTATTGACTAAACTGCTGTAAATACTTTATCCTTTTATATGCCTGGTTAAAGTCCTTCGCCGCAAAAATGAACATCATTTTGTCGTACGAATTTCTGTTGCGCTGGGCAAAGCGGATCATTCCGGCATACTCTTTTTTAAGATCGCCTAACTGACCTTGTAATGTATGTACGGTATTTGTGTTCTGAGAGATTTGGTTATCCAGATTTTTTATTTCAGAGTTGATTGTACCAATTTTATCCTGGCGCAACCTAATCTGGGCATTTATGGTATTAATCTGCTGTATGGTAAGTTTTTTACCGCTGGCAGTTTTATTCAAATTCTTTTGAAGCTGTTCGATTTCGCGTTGTATAGCTTCTTTTTTCCTTCTGAGCTGACTTTCAGTTTGTGCAACCGCCGAAAAGGTTAACACGCTTAAAAAAAGGATAAATAGGAGTTTTTGTAGCTTCATTAAGCCAAAAGTATAAAAATTTTGCAGTAAAAAATATTAAAATCGAGATGCTAAAGTCATAATTGCTTATTACAGAACTGTCTTCACTCAATCTTCATATACAGCCAAGATTGCCAAAGCCTCTGTACCAACCAGTATATACATTTGGCAAATCATTTATAGCATACAATAAGGAAGTTTTTAAGTTTACTTTACAACTGTAAATCTCTTTGGTACATTAAACGGAAAATCAACCGGAACATTGCCATCAATTTTTACAAATTGAAGGTCGATATTTATTTTTTTCGCTTTAGATAGCGTTTTGATCTGCAATGCACTTGGGAATAAAGATTCGTTTAATTTTTGATAATCGGTATATGTAACTTTTAAAGCCTGACCATTTTTAGCGTCATTTAAATTAGTTTCCGATACTTTGAAAAGTGTATTAAAAAGCAGTTTGTAATCTAACTCCGATTTACTTCCAGAAACAACCCAAACGCCATTTTCCTGTTTAACATCAGATTCTGGTGTTAAAAATTCGCCCATGGCATTGCCTGTTAAAATAGCCTGTAGTGTATTAAAGTTAACTTGTTTGTTGGTGAAATTGTAAATATAATTAAACGGTTTTTTCAGGTATTCACTTTTCATCCGGTTCATAATCTTGATGCTATCAGGCGTAATCAAAGCCCTTGCCACCTCTGCCATTCCACCTAAGGCTGTAACGCTTACCCAAATGGTTTCCTTGTCTTTCATTTTGAAATTCATGGTTACATCGTTTGCATCGCCGGCAATATCTAAAGTTGCTTTTGCTTTTAGAGAAAGTGTATTAAATTTAAGTTGTTTGCTATTTAATAAGGTTAAGGCTTCTGCTTTCGAATTATCTGTTTTGGTTTCTGTTTTGGCAGGAGGGGCTACTACAATTTCTTTTTTAGGTTTACATGCTGAAACAAAAATTACAGCTCCTAACAGGAATGCGCTATTTAAAATACTTCTTTTCATTTATCTTTTTAATTAATACTTCTGATCCGTTTCCGGCCTCTTTTGCCTTTTGCCATTGGATTAATGCTGCATCCTTTTCACCTTTCATAAAAAGTATATCGCCATATCGCTCCAAGTAAACACCATTTTTGCTGCTATTGTTTTGCAAAGCCTTTTCGATCCACGTTTTTGCCAGATCGTATTTTTGCTGTTTAAACAGAATAAAGGCATAGGTATCTACAATTGAGGGATTATTGGGCATTGCATTGGCCGCTGTTTCTGCATATTTTGCGGCCTTTGTTAAATCGTCATTTCTTAACGCCAGATAGTAAGCATAATTATTCATGATGAGATAATTATCGGGTTCTATCGAAATGGCTTTTTCGAAAGCTGTTTTAGCCTGTGCAAAATTATTCTGGTTGATGTAGATATCGCCCTGTAGTGCATAAATCTGTGCCTGCAGGCTTTTATTTTCCACATCCAACTGTAACGAGGTTTTTAAATTGTTTTGAGCAGGCTCGTATTTGCCAGTTTTAAACAGGGCATAAGCCATATAATAATATAAACTGGCCTGATTAGGGTAAATGCTTAAAGCCTCATCGCCAACCTTTATGGCTTCCTCATAGTGTCCAAGCAGTGTTTGGATATTAATTACCTGTTCCCAAACCACGTAAACCTGTTCGTTAAGTTTTAAAGCAGCTTGATATTGTACCAATGCCTCTTTTAAATTGTTCTGCTGATAAAGCACATCGCCATAAAGTGCCAATGCTTTTGCTTCAGCCGGATTTTT
The nucleotide sequence above comes from Pedobacter riviphilus. Encoded proteins:
- a CDS encoding murein hydrolase activator EnvC family protein, producing MKLQKLLFILFLSVLTFSAVAQTESQLRRKKEAIQREIEQLQKNLNKTASGKKLTIQQINTINAQIRLRQDKIGTINSEIKNLDNQISQNTNTVHTLQGQLGDLKKEYAGMIRFAQRNRNSYDKMMFIFAAKDFNQAYKRIKYLQQFSQYRKKQAGYIENTQQDLNGKIKVLDKTLREKSDLLKEQERERERLSKDKSKQSVELNKLSKDEKQFKQDITSRKKQQAQIDRAISAAIQRAIEEARRKAAEEARRKAAEEARIAAAKAKAENKPVPTAPTAPTAKAKSTGELLTATPEAARLSAGFENNRGRLPWPVATGTITERFGMHKIDQASYTNDGVDITTTDGAAVRAVFAGKVAAVQVMMGRTVVLINHGEYFTVYQNLRSVSVSVNDHVDTKQTIGVVANTGDDAVLKFQIRRGQAALNPEAWISK
- a CDS encoding Sec-independent protein translocase subunit TatA/TatB; its protein translation is MYQGTLLEFLNMGGSEIVLILVVVLLLFGGKKLPELARGLGKGIREFKDASDGVKREIHRNINAMDLDKEEAEETAVNHSQRHHPTEESHVDEKGAESAAHTETSKPADEKIITDKEKV
- the gatA gene encoding Asp-tRNA(Asn)/Glu-tRNA(Gln) amidotransferase subunit GatA, encoding MKKYSSLKEIQTLISQKQLTLPDLLAYYFKQIENNEHLNAFNEVFFLSAEVQAKAVQQKIEAGTAGKLAGMVIGIKDNICYEGHIVTASSKMLEGFVSPYSSTVVQRLLQEDAVIIGRLNCDEFAMGGSNETSYYGVAKNAANPDLVPGGSSGGSAVAVQADMCLSALGTDTGGSVRQPAAFCGQIGLKPTYGRISRYGVIAYASSFDQVGPITSSVEDAALLLQVLAGADDYDSTVSPVAVPNYPAHLGERKKHKIAVLKETIQSEALDPEIKSAILKSIEQLKADGHTVEYVSFDLLDYLVPAYYILTTAEASSNLSRYDGVHYGHRNLEAKSLNELYKLSRAEGFGEEVKRRILLGTFVLSAGYYDAYYQKAQQVRRLIREKMDQLLEEYDFVLSPVAPTAAFKIGDNVQDAIVMYMADIFTVLPSLSGNPAIALPIGNNAAGLPLSIQFTAKHFEEDKLLAFSQAFLS
- a CDS encoding DUF4292 domain-containing protein, producing MKRSILNSAFLLGAVIFVSACKPKKEIVVAPPAKTETKTDNSKAEALTLLNSKQLKFNTLSLKAKATLDIAGDANDVTMNFKMKDKETIWVSVTALGGMAEVARALITPDSIKIMNRMKSEYLKKPFNYIYNFTNKQVNFNTLQAILTGNAMGEFLTPESDVKQENGVWVVSGSKSELDYKLLFNTLFKVSETNLNDAKNGQALKVTYTDYQKLNESLFPSALQIKTLSKAKKINIDLQFVKIDGNVPVDFPFNVPKRFTVVK
- a CDS encoding Sec-independent protein translocase subunit TatA/TatB; this encodes MLNTTIAAMLGTPEIIIIAVVVLLLFGGKKIPELMRGLGKGVKEFKDGKDGVDGDQVDPSNRDKTV